One genomic region from Drosophila busckii strain San Diego stock center, stock number 13000-0081.31 chromosome 3R, ASM1175060v1, whole genome shotgun sequence encodes:
- the LOC108603413 gene encoding serine protease inhibitor 88Ea, translating into MKAYLAVLLLLPALISAKFCEDAPNSGMALDKQNNLYRGQQEFSVSMLDAIRKATPNDNVFFSPYSTYHALLLAYFGASHDTESELKSVLRLDDKLSKEAVRSAYRFEKLDRESRAPKMPLIFSSADRLYFDKNVALASCVETRLHEEVVQLNFGEKAEESRQQINAWIANVTHNEIRDMLASGDIDSNTQLVLANAAYFKGQWQSRFKADNTQQMPFYTSSEKVSFVPMMKQKGNFLLNTDERLGAHVLQLPYRTSNAETEYPEDAEISMVIILPSVSNDSIERVLSRLNADTLSASLREASMREIEVSLPKFEFEQRLELVPILRQMGVNKIFDSGASFNDFTLNQEIVFSDAKHLAKIKVDEEGSTAAAATVLVSFRSARPVEPTKFECNHPFVFLIFDKKSNAVLFTGIYRDPKTMK; encoded by the exons ATGAAGGCATATCTTGCGGTTCTCCTTTTACTACCGGCACTGATTTCCGCCAAGTTTTGTGAAGATGCACCCAACTCTGGCATGGCACTagacaagcaaaacaatttgtatcgGGGGCAACAGGAATTTTCCGTGTCCATGCTGGATGCCATACGCAAAGCGACACCCAACGATAATGTGTTCTTCTCACCATATAGCACCTATCATGCTTTGCTACTGGCCTACTTTGGGGCCAGTCACGACACAGAGAGCGAACTGAAGTCTGTCTTGCGCCTGGACGATAAGCTTTCGAAGGAAGCTGTGCGCAGCGCCTATCGCTTTGAGAAACTTGATCGCGAGTCTCGTGCACCTAAAATGCCGCTAATATTTTCCTCGGCGGATCGTTTGTACTTtgataaaaatgttgcgcttGCAAGCTGTGTGGAGACGCGCCTGCACGAAGAAGTtgtgcaattgaattttggaGAAAAGGCGGAGGAGAGCAGACAACAGATAAACGCCTGGATTGCCAACGTTACTCACAATGAGATTAGGGATATGCTGGCTTCCGGCGATATCGATTCTAACACTCAACTAGTGTTGGCCAATGCAGCTTATTTTAAGGGTCAATGGCAGAGTCGCTTCAAGGCTGACAACACGCAACAGATGCCCTTTTATACGTCCAGCGAGAAGGTTTCGTTTGTTCCCATGATGAAGCAGAAGGGCAATTTCCTTTTAAATACGGATGAGCGTTTGGGTGCGCATGTGCTACAGTTGCCTTATCGCACTTCAAACGCAGAGACTGAATATCCTGAGGATGCCGAGATCTCAATGGTTATCATACTGCCATCGGTTAGCAATGATTCCATAGAGCGTGTGCTGAGCAGATTGAATGCTGATACACTCTCAGCCTCGCTGAGAGAAGCCTCAATGCGCGAGATTGAGGTCTCTTTGCCTAAATTTGAGTTTGAGCAGCGTCTGGAACTAGTGCCC ATACTACGCCAGATGGgcgttaataaaatatttgatagcGGCGCCAGCTTTAACGATTTTACATTGAACCAGGAAATTGTGTTTAGCGATGCTAAACACTTGGCCAAGATTAAGGTGGATGAGGAGGGCAGCActgcggcagcagctacagtttTGGTGAGCTTCCGCTCGGCTCGGCCTGTTGAGCCTACGAAATTCGAGTGCAATCATCCATTTGTGTTCCTTATTTTCGATAAGAAATCTAATGCCGTGCTATTTACTGGTATCTATCGTGATCCCAAGACAATGAAGTAA
- the LOC108603958 gene encoding transmembrane protein 141, whose translation MNDIKKLKEQQRDKHPGFDGYLDCMTRALFTGLASFCLGFAGTYFTQKAVQTKIHYPAKYNILISCLVASGISYQTTTTRTKSCQAAWMAYEDKHTVLKEKTF comes from the exons atgaatgacataaaaaagttaaaggAACAGCAGCGTGATAAACATCCAGGATTTGATGGTTATCTGGATTGCATGACACGTGCTCTCTTCACCGGCTTGGCCTCATTTTGCTTGG GTTTTGCGGGTACATATTTTACACAAAAGgcagtgcaaacaaaaatacattatCCAGCCAAGTATAACATATTGATATCGTGCTTAGTAGCCAGTGGTATATCTTatcagacaacaacaacacgcacCAAGTCTTGCCAAGCGGCGTGGATGGCCTACGAGGACAAGCACACGGTTCTTAAAGAGAAAACCTTTTAA
- the LOC108603411 gene encoding MAU2 chromatid cohesion factor homolog, which yields MSGVSTAAASQDACYISLLGLAEYFRTSQPPNIKKCIQCLQALFTFQPPSKVEARTHLQMGQILMAYTCNIDLARQHLERAWSISEQLMNFDDVKFDTASLLAQLHLQMEQHSQAKAMLRRAVELSQNNVYWHCKLLLQLSQIHASDREYSLASDLLAVGAESAEEAGATYLKVLFLLSRAMILMIERKTNDVLALLNSAGQIIDNNIPNPHQKEYLKVFFLVLQVCYYLALGQVKTVKPSLKQLQMSIQTIMAPNWPSDDSIFGGNQLEMFVWLPKEQLYVLVYLVTVSHSMMAGYMDKAQKYTEKALTQIEKLKLQEDKSILSVFKVILLEHIVMCRMVMGNRELAIREIAAARDVCQAAPQHSLLKRHSAQLHCLLGLYSMSTSFFEHAERQFLVCVNETSERDLKLFANLNLAIIYLRTKRDADLKQILDAVSTENTHTYSSQALMGGFYYVQGLHAFHKNSFHEAKRFLRETLKMANAEDLNRLTSCSLVLLSHVFLSIGNSKESMNMVTPAMQLASKIPDIHVQLWGSAILKDLHRMSKDAQHEKEAYANHVKYSENLIADQRKCAQSAHHELINWFQGDPPLTSGAALSLPLPAATAEASTSLATQYGQFY from the exons atGAGTGGTgtaagcacagcagcagcatcacagGATGCCTGCTATATATCACTGCTGGGACTTGCAGAATACTTTCGTACCTCACAGCCGCCAAATATTAAGAAGTGCATACAATGTTTACAGGCGCTCTTTACCTTTCAGCCGCCTTCCAAG GTGGAGGCCCGCACACACCTGCAAATGGGACAAATCCTGATGGCCTACACATGCAACATAGATTTGGCGCGACAGCACCTCGAGCGTGCTTGGAGCATATCCGAGCAGTTAATGAATTTCGATGATGTAAAGTTTGACACAGCCTCACTGCTGGCCCAGTTACATCTTCAAATGGAACAGCATTCACAGGCAAAGGCCATGCTAAGGCGAGCGGTGGAGTTATCACAGAACAATGTCTACTGGCactgcaagctgctgctacagttATCCCAAATACATGCTAGCGATCGGGAGTACTCGCTGGCATCAGATCTGCTAGCAGTGGGTGCTGAATCCGCAGAAGAGGCGGGTGCCACTTACTTAAAGGTGTTGTTCCTGCTCTCACGCGCCATGATACTAATGATTGAGCGCAAGACAAATGATGTTCTGGCGCTACTCAATTCAGCGGGTCAGATTATTGACAACAATATACCTAATCCACACCAGAAGGAGTATCTCAAAGTGTTTTTCCTTGTTTTGCAAGTGTGCTACTACCTGGCGCTGGGTCAAGTCAAAACAGTAAAGCCCAGTCTAAAGCAGCTACAAATGTCCATACAGACTATTATGGCACCCAATTGGCCCAGCGACGATTCCATCTTTGGAGGCAATCAGTTGgaaatgtttgtttggctACCCAAGGAACAGCTGTACGTGCTTGTCTATCTGGTCACCGTCTCACACTCTATGATGGCCGGCTACATGGACAAGGCCCAAAAGTATACGGAAAAGGCGCTCACACAAATAGAGAAGCTGAAATTGCAAGAAGACAAATCCATACTCTCTGTGTTTAAGGTCATACTGTTGGAGCACATAGTCATGTGCCGCATGGTCATGGGCAATCGTGAGCTGGCCATACGTGAAATAGCCGCTGCCCGTGATGTCTGCCAGGCGGCGCCGCAGCACAGTCTACTTAAGCGACACTCGGCACAGCTTCACTGCTTGCTTGGACTGTACTCCATGTCCACGAGCTTCTTTGAACATGCTGAGCGCCAGTTTTTAGTGTGTGTCAATGAGACCAGCGAGCGTGATCTAAAGCTCTTTGCTAATCTCAATTTGGCCATCATCTATCTGCGGACAAAACGCGATGCAGATCTTAAGCAAATACTCGATGCAGTGTCCACGGAAAACACGCACACCTATAGCAGCCAGGCTCTTATGGGCGGCTTCTATTATGTACAGGGATTGCATGCATTCCATAAAAACAGCTTCCATGAGGCAAA acgATTTCTGCGTGAGACTCTTAAAATGGCTAATGCTGAGGATTTGAATCGCTTAACCAGCTGTTCGCTGGTGTTGCTATCGCATGTCTTTCTTAGCATTGGTAACTCAAAGGAGAGTATGAACATGGTTACACCGGCTATGCAATTGGCCAGCAAAATACCTGATATACATGTACAATTATGGGGCTCAGCTATATTGAAGGACTTGCATCGCATGTCTAAGGACGCACAGCATGAAAAGGAGGCCTATGCGAATCATGTTAAATACTCTGAAAACCTTATTGCCGATCAGCGAAAATGTGCACAGAGTGCGCATCATGAACTCATCAACTGGTTTCAAGGCGATCCACCTCTTACGAGCGGCGCCGCCTTGAGCTTACCCCTgccagctgcaactgcagagGCGTCAACATCGTTGGCAACGCAATACGGACAGTTCTATTGA
- the LOC108603412 gene encoding transmembrane protein 165 isoform X3 — protein MSQNQSYFWQTTRHNVYLKRSAKWHMALALMVVLTFSTICAAELNQDADDNAVLDDIPKNMERDAIMDKATDLSGLQDKPTEASREGKTKGNFLDAFTASISVILLTELGDKTFFIAAIMAMRHPRLIVFGGAIAALALMTVLSCVFGLAANFIPTLYTYYISTALFLIFGLKMLYDGYKMKPTDAQEELEEVQSDLRKREDELDRDVNASLMHDPESGRRSKPQRRGATYFTMRILVQAFTMTFLAEWGDRSQLTTIILAASKDIYGVIVGGILGHCICTGLAVIGGRLVASKISVRTVTIVGGIVFIGFAAYAVLMPPNDLTTN, from the exons ATGTCACAAAACCAAtcatatttttggcaaacaacaagACACAATGTATACCTAAAACGATCAGCCAAATGGCATATGGCGCTGGCTTTAATGGTGGTGCTAACATTCTCCACAATTTGCGCTGCGGAATTAAATCAGGATGCTGATGATAATGCCGTACTAGATGACATTCCCAAG AATATGGAGCGTGATGCAATAATGGATAAGGCAACGGATTTGAGCGGATTACAAGATAAACCTACTGAGGCGTCACGGGAGGGAAAGACCAAAGGCAATTTCCTAGATGCGTTCACCGCATCGATCTCTGTTATATTATTAACAGAGTTAGGCGATAAGACTTTCTTTATTGCTGCTATAATGGCAATGCGCCATCCGCGCTTGATTGTTTTTGGCGGTGCTATAGCTGCCTTGGCTCTCATGACGGTGCTCTCATGCGTATTCGGTTTGGCAGCAAACTTTATTCCTACG CTTTATACGTATTATATATCAACTGCTCTATTTTTAATATTCGGTCTAAAAATGTTATATGATGGCTACAAGATGAAGCCAACTGATGCTCAGGAGGAGCTTGAAGAGGTTCAAAGTGATTTGCGTAAGCGTGAAGACGAG CTTGACCGTGATGTTAATGCGTCTCTTATGCATGATCCAGAAAGCGGACGTCGCAGCAAGCCTCAACGCCGCGGCGCTACCTATTTTACCATGCGTATATTGGTACAGGCTTTTACAATGACTTTTCTTGCCGAATGGGGCGATCGTTCCCAGTTAACAACTATTATACTTGCTGCTAGCAAG GACATCTATGGCGTCATTGTCGGCGGCATTCTTGGCCACTGCATATGCACTGGCCTGGCTGTGATTGGCGGTCGTCTAGTGGCTTCAAAAATCTCGGTGCGCACTGTTACCATTGTGGGTGGCATTGTATTTATAGGCTTCGCTGCCTACGCTGTGCTCATGCCCCCAAATGATCTGACAACAAATTGA
- the LOC108602331 gene encoding 3-ketodihydrosphingosine reductase, giving the protein MELNFEVALWVFAAILVHYFVYLFVMSKRAKSIIGRHVVITGGSKGIGLCLAVECAMKGADVTVIARDEKMLSGAVALMEVIRQRPEQKFQYRSLDIGGDYDQVAQVLGKLEESVGEIYALINCAGLAICGVFEEVAVQDVHKLMNVNFFGSYNCARYVLPKMKKAGEGIIVFVSSQAALFGIYGYGPYAASKYALRAMAETIAMESRIHGISVTLALPCDTNTPGFENEEKSKPRETKIISGSGGLLEPEVMAKAILKHALNGNFISTVGAESWMLTLLGGGLLPWDGFFTTVLHAAVIGPLRLVSYGLHKYFQGIILKCAKEDRALAAESVKVKE; this is encoded by the exons ATGGAGCTTAATTTTGAGGTTGCGCTTTGGGTGTTTGCTGCAATCTTAGTtcactattttgtttatttattcgTCATGAGCAAAAGAGCTAAAAGTATAATCGGCCGTCATGTCGTTATTACTGGGGGCTCCAAAGGCATTGGACTATGTTTGGCTGTTGAGTGCGCCATGAAAGGAGCGGATGTGACTGTCATAGCGCGCGATGAAAAGATGTTAA GTGGTGCTGTGGCACTGATGGAGGTAATACGCCAGCGACCTGAGCAAAAGTTTCAATATCGCAGCCTCGACATTGGTGGCGACTATGACCAAGTTGCGCAGGTGCTTGGCAAGCTAGAAGAGAGCGTGGGCGAAATCTATGCACTAATTAATTGTGCCGGCCTGGCAATTTGCGGCGTGTTCGAAGAAGTAGCAGTACAAGATGTACACAAGTTAATGAACGTGAACTTCTTTGGTAGCTACAACTGCGCACGCTATGTGTTGCCCAAAATGAAGAAAGCGGGCGAGGGCATAATTGTGTTTGTGTCCTCGCAAGCCgctttgtttggcatttacGGCTACGGTCCGTATGCAGCCAGCAAATACGCGTTGCGTGCAATGGCAGAGACGATTGCAATGGAGTCACGCATCCACGGCATTTCAGTAACACTCGCACTTCCATGCGATACGAATACACCAGGTTTTGAAAACGAAGAGAAATCGAAGCCCCGCGAAACTAAGATAATATCCGGCAGTGGTGGCTTACTGGAGCCGGAAGTCATGGCTAAGGCAATTCTTAAGCATGCACTG AATGGCAACTTCATATCGACAGTGGGAGCTGAGAGTTGGATGCTTACCTTGCTGGGGGGTGGTCTCTTGCCTTGGGATGGATTTTTTACTACCGTCTTGCATGCTGCTGTAATTGGACCTCTACGTCTTGTTAGCTATGGTCTGCACAAATACTTTCAAGGTATCATACTCAAGTGTGCTAAAGAGGATCGGGCTCTAGCTGCAGAATCTGTCAAGGTTAAGGAGTAA
- the LOC108603412 gene encoding probable serine/threonine-protein kinase DDB_G0267686 isoform X2, which produces MSQNQSYFWQTTRHNVYLKRSAKWHMALALMVVLTFSTICAAELNQDADDNAVLDDIPKNMERDAIMDKATDLSGLQDKPTEASREGKTKGNFLDAFTASISVILLTELGDKTFFIAAIMAMRHPRLIVFGGAIAALALMTVLSCVFGLAANFIPTLYTYYISTALFLIFGLKMLYDGYKMKPTDAQEELEEVQSDLRKREDELIRKAARRFEDDTKRKNSNSDKEDDQVLIHGRSMNVLAGSGNSNGSEMQHRQRKPTSSNNNNNNNNNTTSNNSTNSKRNICDKTGNDVDYNESELVLNDGGRVVEMTTFHGSPSSIASSNQTEQTNCDSPHLNNQKASVDANPNEPRAPLAAHDSMNGLNGSIGEEVAAALDRDVNASLMHDPESGRRSKPQRRGATYFTMRILVQAFTMTFLAEWGDRSQLTTIILAASKDIYGVIVGGILGHCICTGLAVIGGRLVASKISVRTVTIVGGIVFIGFAAYAVLMPPNDLTTN; this is translated from the exons ATGTCACAAAACCAAtcatatttttggcaaacaacaagACACAATGTATACCTAAAACGATCAGCCAAATGGCATATGGCGCTGGCTTTAATGGTGGTGCTAACATTCTCCACAATTTGCGCTGCGGAATTAAATCAGGATGCTGATGATAATGCCGTACTAGATGACATTCCCAAG AATATGGAGCGTGATGCAATAATGGATAAGGCAACGGATTTGAGCGGATTACAAGATAAACCTACTGAGGCGTCACGGGAGGGAAAGACCAAAGGCAATTTCCTAGATGCGTTCACCGCATCGATCTCTGTTATATTATTAACAGAGTTAGGCGATAAGACTTTCTTTATTGCTGCTATAATGGCAATGCGCCATCCGCGCTTGATTGTTTTTGGCGGTGCTATAGCTGCCTTGGCTCTCATGACGGTGCTCTCATGCGTATTCGGTTTGGCAGCAAACTTTATTCCTACG CTTTATACGTATTATATATCAACTGCTCTATTTTTAATATTCGGTCTAAAAATGTTATATGATGGCTACAAGATGAAGCCAACTGATGCTCAGGAGGAGCTTGAAGAGGTTCAAAGTGATTTGCGTAAGCGTGAAGACGAG CTTATCCGCAAAGCAGCGCGCAGATTTGAGGACGATACAAAGCGCAAGAACAGCAACTCGGACAAGGAAGATGATCAGGTGCTTATACATGGGCGGAGTATGAATGTTCTGGCTGGCAGTGGCAATAGTAATGGATCCGAGATGCAGCATCGTCAACGCAAACCCACctccagcaacaacaataataacaataacaacaataccACCAGCAACAACTCAACTAATTCTAAGCGCAATATCTGTGATAAAACTGGCAACGATGTGGACTATAATGAGTCTGAGCTAGTGCTCAATGATGGTGGCCGTGTGGTGGAAATGACCACATTTCATGGCAGTCCATCATCGATAGCCTCATCGAACCAGACCGAACAAACCAATTGTGATAGCCCACATCTAAATAATCAAAAGGCTTCCGTCGATGCCAATCCCAACGAGCCACGTGCCCCTTTAGCAGCACATGATAGTATGAATGGCCTGAACGGCAGCATTGGAGAGGAGGTCGCTGCAGCG CTTGACCGTGATGTTAATGCGTCTCTTATGCATGATCCAGAAAGCGGACGTCGCAGCAAGCCTCAACGCCGCGGCGCTACCTATTTTACCATGCGTATATTGGTACAGGCTTTTACAATGACTTTTCTTGCCGAATGGGGCGATCGTTCCCAGTTAACAACTATTATACTTGCTGCTAGCAAG GACATCTATGGCGTCATTGTCGGCGGCATTCTTGGCCACTGCATATGCACTGGCCTGGCTGTGATTGGCGGTCGTCTAGTGGCTTCAAAAATCTCGGTGCGCACTGTTACCATTGTGGGTGGCATTGTATTTATAGGCTTCGCTGCCTACGCTGTGCTCATGCCCCCAAATGATCTGACAACAAATTGA
- the LOC108603412 gene encoding GDT1-like protein 4 isoform X1 has protein sequence MSQNQSYFWQTTRHNVYLKRSAKWHMALALMVVLTFSTICAAELNQDADDNAVLDDIPKNMERDAIMDKATDLSGLQDKPTEASREGKTKGNFLDAFTASISVILLTELGDKTFFIAAIMAMRHPRLIVFGGAIAALALMTVLSCVFGLAANFIPTLYTYYISTALFLIFGLKMLYDGYKMKPTDAQEELEEVQSDLRKREDELIRKAARRFEDDTKRKNSNSDKEDDQVLIHGRSMNVLAGSGNSNGSEMQHRQRKPTSSNNNNNNNNNTTSNNSTNSKRNICDKTGNDVDYNESELVLNDGGRVVEMTTFHGSPSSIASSNQTEQTNCDSPHLNNQKASVDANPNEPRAPLAAHDSMNGLNGSIGEEVAAAVNGALKPRLDRDVNASLMHDPESGRRSKPQRRGATYFTMRILVQAFTMTFLAEWGDRSQLTTIILAASKDIYGVIVGGILGHCICTGLAVIGGRLVASKISVRTVTIVGGIVFIGFAAYAVLMPPNDLTTN, from the exons ATGTCACAAAACCAAtcatatttttggcaaacaacaagACACAATGTATACCTAAAACGATCAGCCAAATGGCATATGGCGCTGGCTTTAATGGTGGTGCTAACATTCTCCACAATTTGCGCTGCGGAATTAAATCAGGATGCTGATGATAATGCCGTACTAGATGACATTCCCAAG AATATGGAGCGTGATGCAATAATGGATAAGGCAACGGATTTGAGCGGATTACAAGATAAACCTACTGAGGCGTCACGGGAGGGAAAGACCAAAGGCAATTTCCTAGATGCGTTCACCGCATCGATCTCTGTTATATTATTAACAGAGTTAGGCGATAAGACTTTCTTTATTGCTGCTATAATGGCAATGCGCCATCCGCGCTTGATTGTTTTTGGCGGTGCTATAGCTGCCTTGGCTCTCATGACGGTGCTCTCATGCGTATTCGGTTTGGCAGCAAACTTTATTCCTACG CTTTATACGTATTATATATCAACTGCTCTATTTTTAATATTCGGTCTAAAAATGTTATATGATGGCTACAAGATGAAGCCAACTGATGCTCAGGAGGAGCTTGAAGAGGTTCAAAGTGATTTGCGTAAGCGTGAAGACGAG CTTATCCGCAAAGCAGCGCGCAGATTTGAGGACGATACAAAGCGCAAGAACAGCAACTCGGACAAGGAAGATGATCAGGTGCTTATACATGGGCGGAGTATGAATGTTCTGGCTGGCAGTGGCAATAGTAATGGATCCGAGATGCAGCATCGTCAACGCAAACCCACctccagcaacaacaataataacaataacaacaataccACCAGCAACAACTCAACTAATTCTAAGCGCAATATCTGTGATAAAACTGGCAACGATGTGGACTATAATGAGTCTGAGCTAGTGCTCAATGATGGTGGCCGTGTGGTGGAAATGACCACATTTCATGGCAGTCCATCATCGATAGCCTCATCGAACCAGACCGAACAAACCAATTGTGATAGCCCACATCTAAATAATCAAAAGGCTTCCGTCGATGCCAATCCCAACGAGCCACGTGCCCCTTTAGCAGCACATGATAGTATGAATGGCCTGAACGGCAGCATTGGAGAGGAGGTCGCTGCAGCGGTGAATGGCGCGCTTAAACCACGG CTTGACCGTGATGTTAATGCGTCTCTTATGCATGATCCAGAAAGCGGACGTCGCAGCAAGCCTCAACGCCGCGGCGCTACCTATTTTACCATGCGTATATTGGTACAGGCTTTTACAATGACTTTTCTTGCCGAATGGGGCGATCGTTCCCAGTTAACAACTATTATACTTGCTGCTAGCAAG GACATCTATGGCGTCATTGTCGGCGGCATTCTTGGCCACTGCATATGCACTGGCCTGGCTGTGATTGGCGGTCGTCTAGTGGCTTCAAAAATCTCGGTGCGCACTGTTACCATTGTGGGTGGCATTGTATTTATAGGCTTCGCTGCCTACGCTGTGCTCATGCCCCCAAATGATCTGACAACAAATTGA
- the LOC108603410 gene encoding zinc finger protein 570: MDVEKICRTCLGLAGPFLSIYEGENGSRVVDMLREISRMRPRLEDKLPPLVCLTCISEINHCYSFKLKCENSNRTLRQLVPNALPEETTDVKPTVMTGEMGVQTENCTSSTATVAAQTEYICSIDVEQNTVEDKEVPLDEEHAGPEHVVEFDYEFSEHETEETPAEANAENIILHIEKDNMEFETEMVYNKNTGEVQTVDTNTKQKAYNFRLFSNGNGGTFLAPDVKTDLTLAQPVTTRKRAAKLLQQQIKTELLTPDKSLIESPSKRNTRRRIAAHLEEQKPQPSIQSKQGVASPRSNFAKVEKLQTNYHCDRCNAGFALKKSLLIHIRQNGCTNRNFKCNECERVFVSMDHLTEHQATHTAHSCPACGLRWETKEQLGKHMVQAHKRNLRNQCNVCQKVFTMLSTLRDHMRIHTGEKPFVCNVCGKGFTQNANMRQHKLRHSDIKRFKCDLCINSFVTKAELSSHERTHTGVKPFECDVCSARFTTSCSLAKHKRKHTGERPYGCDLCPMRFTALNVLKNHRRTHTGERPYVCPFCSRSFTQRGDCQVHQRTHEGDRIYSCPVCSQEFKAMNEMRMHLTLHEHDDKRLMQFTLKSDKENDAVVEEDEEEEEEDEEEQAEDNESDTADLL; encoded by the exons ATGGACGTGGAAAAGATTTGTCGCACCTGTTTAGGGCTGGCAGGACCATTTCTATCCATCTACGAAGGCGAAAACGGCAGCCGCGTAGTCGATATGTTGCGTGAGATCTCCAGAATGAGG CCGCGACTCGAAGATAAGCTTCCACCTTTGGTGTGCCTCACATGTATAAGCGAAATAAACCACTGTTATAGCTTCAAGTTAAAATGCGAAAACTCAAACCGCACACTGCGTCAATTGGTACCCAATGCGCTGCCCGAGGAAACTACTGATGTCAAGCCCACGGTGATGACAGGCGAAATGGGGGTTCAAACTGAGAACTGCACATCAAGTACAGCCACAGTTGCAGCACAGACAGAGTATATCTGCAGCATCGATGTGGAGCAAAATACAGTCGAAGATAAAGAGGTGCCGTTAGACGAAGAACACGCTGGGCCTGAGCATGTGGTGGAGTTTGATTATGAATTTTCTGAACATGAAACGGAGGAGACACCAGCTGAAGCGAATGCGgaaaatattatattacacATAGAAAAGGACAACATGGAGTTTGAGACCGAAATggtttacaacaaaaatacgGGTGAAGTGCAGACAGTGGacacaaacacaaagcaaaaggcaTACAACTTTCGCCTATTCAGCAATGGAAATGGTGGTACATTTTTGGCCCCAGATGTTAAAACAGATCTCACATTGGCCCAACCAGTAACAACACGTAAAAGAGCTGCaaaactactacaacaacagatAAAGACTGAGCTCTTAACCCCGGATAAGTCGTTGATTGAGTCACCGTCAAAACGCAACACAAGACGTCGTATTGCAGCACACTTGGAGGAGCAGAAGCCGCAGCCGTCGATACAATCAAAGCAGGGGGTGGCAAGTCCTAGATCTAATTTTGCCAAAGTGGAGAAGCTACAGACCAATTACCATTGCGATCGTTGCAATGCAGGCTTCGCGTTGAAAAAATCACTCCTCATACATATACGACAGAATGGGTGCACCAATCGCAACTTCAAGTGTAATGAGTGTGAACGTGTGTTTGTATCCATGGATCATTTAACGGAGCATCAGGCCACACATACGGCGCATAGTTGTCCGGCGTGCGGACTGCGCTGGGAGACAAAGGAGCAACTGGGCAAGCATATGGTGCAGGCACATAAGCGTAACCTGCGCAATCAATGCAATGTTTGCCAAAAGG TCTTCACCATGTTGTCTACTTTGCGGGATCACATGCGTATACACACGGGCGAAAAGCCATTTGTATGCAATGTCTGCGGAAAGGGCTTTACCCAAAATGCTAATATGCGTCAGCACAAGCTGCGACACTCGGACATCAAGCGTTTTAAGTGTGATCTATGCATAAATTCGTTTGTCACCAAGGCGGAGCTGAGTTCGcatgagcgcacacacaccgGCGTCAAGCCCTTTGAGTGTGATGTGTGTTCAGCCAGATTCACCACCAGCTGTTCGTTGGCCAAGCACAAGCGCAAGCATACAGGTGAACGTCCATATGGCTGTGATCTGTGTCCTATGCGCTTTACAGCGCTTAATGTATTGAAGAATCATCGACGCACGCACACGGGCGAACGGCCATATGTCTGTCCTTTTTGTTCCAGAAGCTTTACGCAGCGTGGTGATTGTCAGGTGCATCAGCGCACACATGAGGGCGACAGGATATACAGTTGTCCAGTGTGCAGTCAAGAGTTCAAAGCCATGAACGAGATGCGAATGCATCTAACGCTCCACGAGCACGATGACAAACGATTGATGCAATTTACTCTGAAGAGTGACAAGGAAAATGACGCCGTGGTTGAGGAGGATGAagaagaggaggaggaagatGAGGAGGAGCAAGCTGAAGATAATGAATCCGATACCGCAGACTTGCTATAA